In one window of Canis lupus baileyi chromosome 12, mCanLup2.hap1, whole genome shotgun sequence DNA:
- the LOC140600878 gene encoding cornifin-A: protein MSSHQQKQPCIPPPQPQQQVKQPCQPPPQEPCAPKTKEPCHPKVPEPCHTKIPEPCHTKVPEPCQPKVPEPCPSTVTPVPAQQKTKQK, encoded by the coding sequence ATGAGTTCTCATCAGCAGAAGCAACCCTGCATCCCTCCCCCCCAGCCTCAGCAGCAGGTGAAACAGCCATGCCAGCCTCCACCCCAGGAGCCATGTGCCCCCAAAACCAAGGAGCCATGCCACCCCAAGGTTCCAGAGCCTTGCCACACCAAGATTCCAGAGCCCTGCCACACCAAGGTTCCAGAGCCCTGCCAGCCCAAGGTTCCAGAGCCATGTCCCTCAACAGTGACTCCAGTACCAGCTCAGCAGAAGACCAAGCAGAAGTAA